In Streptomyces alboniger, the following are encoded in one genomic region:
- a CDS encoding DUF779 domain-containing protein, with translation MDRQESPESKNAPRVELTPAAAGLLRRLREAHGPLMFHQSGGCCDGSAPMCYPEGEFRTGDSDVLLASLTVDGVAEPITFWMSRSQYELWSHTRLIVDVVPGRGSGFSLEAPEGVRFLIRSRMVGA, from the coding sequence ATGGACCGTCAGGAGAGCCCCGAGAGCAAGAACGCGCCCCGCGTGGAGCTGACCCCCGCCGCCGCCGGCCTGCTGCGACGGCTGCGGGAGGCGCACGGGCCGCTGATGTTCCATCAGTCCGGCGGCTGCTGCGACGGCAGCGCACCCATGTGCTACCCCGAGGGGGAGTTCCGTACCGGTGACTCCGACGTACTTCTCGCGTCGCTGACCGTGGATGGGGTGGCGGAGCCCATAACCTTCTGGATGTCGAGGAGCCAGTACGAATTGTGGAGCCACACCCGGCTGATCGTGGATGTCGTGCCGGGGCGCGGCAGCGGCTTCTCGCTGGAGGCGCCGGAAGGCGTACGTTTTCTGATCCGTTCCCGGATGGTGGGGGCATAG
- a CDS encoding phosphodiester glycosidase family protein, with product MTRQTQHGGRFRAALALVSTLGALAGAALTGAAPASGAVEKERQPAATRIAPGVEYRSFDIPASRGTARAHVLDVDLRDPRTRVGLLYPGKVAARSPVSALADGAGAVGGINGDFFNITETQHPGVEATGAPVGPMIANGRALKAAVPDGQRFGPAMPPGVTTRAVLGVGTDRRARLGDLALDGEVRTRGSRLPLGGLNQYALPVGSVGAFTSDWGAVSRVRATCGTDTSRGAPCSTDTHEVTVRHGRVVASADTPGTGPIAPGSTVLVGREAGAQELRKLSEGDRVGVRHRLVAADSRVPFRFALGGYPVLRGGAPLPGLDTTASAVRTAAGISDGGRRLVLLSLDGSPEFRTGLTIAEVARTLRELGASDGFSLDGGGSSTLVSATSTLVARAPGADAVTVRNNPSGGVERPVPNGIGVFSGK from the coding sequence GTGACACGGCAGACGCAGCACGGCGGACGGTTCAGAGCGGCGCTCGCCCTCGTCTCCACGCTCGGCGCGCTGGCCGGTGCGGCTCTCACGGGAGCGGCACCGGCCAGCGGCGCTGTGGAGAAGGAGCGGCAGCCGGCGGCCACGAGGATCGCGCCGGGTGTCGAGTACCGCTCCTTCGACATCCCGGCCTCGCGCGGCACCGCACGCGCCCATGTGCTCGACGTCGACCTGCGCGATCCGCGCACCCGTGTCGGCCTGCTCTACCCGGGCAAGGTCGCGGCGCGCTCGCCCGTCTCCGCGCTCGCGGACGGGGCCGGCGCGGTCGGCGGGATCAACGGCGACTTCTTCAACATCACCGAGACCCAGCATCCCGGTGTCGAGGCGACCGGCGCGCCGGTCGGCCCGATGATCGCGAACGGTCGTGCGCTGAAGGCCGCCGTCCCCGACGGGCAGCGCTTCGGTCCCGCCATGCCGCCGGGCGTCACCACCCGGGCCGTGCTGGGGGTGGGGACCGACCGCAGAGCGCGTCTTGGCGACCTCGCGCTGGACGGGGAGGTACGCACCCGGGGCTCCCGCCTCCCGCTGGGCGGGCTCAACCAGTACGCCCTGCCGGTGGGTTCCGTCGGCGCGTTCACCAGCGACTGGGGTGCCGTCTCGCGGGTGCGTGCGACGTGCGGCACGGACACGAGCCGCGGTGCGCCCTGTAGCACGGACACACACGAGGTGACGGTCCGCCACGGGCGTGTCGTGGCCTCGGCCGACACGCCGGGCACCGGCCCGATCGCCCCCGGCAGCACGGTCCTGGTCGGCCGCGAGGCGGGCGCGCAGGAGCTTCGCAAGCTGTCGGAGGGTGACCGGGTGGGGGTCAGGCACCGCCTGGTGGCCGCCGATTCGCGTGTTCCCTTCCGCTTCGCGCTCGGCGGCTACCCCGTGCTGCGGGGCGGCGCGCCACTGCCCGGCCTGGACACGACCGCGTCGGCGGTGCGCACCGCGGCCGGGATCTCCGACGGCGGCCGGCGTCTGGTGCTGCTCTCGCTCGACGGCTCGCCGGAGTTCCGTACGGGCCTGACGATCGCCGAGGTGGCGCGGACCTTGCGGGAGCTGGGCGCGAGCGACGGCTTCAGCCTGGACGGCGGCGGCTCGTCCACCCTGGTCTCCGCCACGTCCACGCTGGTCGCGCGGGCCCCGGGGGCCGATGCCGTGACCGTGCGCAACAACCCGAGCGGCGGGGTGGAGCGTCCGGTGCCGAACGGCATCGGCGTCTTCTCCGGGAAGTGA